Proteins encoded within one genomic window of Triticum aestivum cultivar Chinese Spring chromosome 2D, IWGSC CS RefSeq v2.1, whole genome shotgun sequence:
- the LOC123054159 gene encoding pentatricopeptide repeat-containing protein At5g03800: MATSTSSSPAPLPLAPPPPPRSRLSFPAPPPPPPPATTTTAATHGTAPRLRLLPHAADPRAAHAVAAKSSAAARLANAVMCGYIRAGRLTDAVEVFDRMTTRDAASYSALISGHARLGSPVSAAAALFRSMRLAGLAPTEYTLVGLLTACIRRGNPRLGTQVHALAAKGRYSGGSLLVANALLGMYVKCGRLEDALRMFDGMEERDVSSWNTVLSGLVELGRYEEAFELFGDMRTADVAVDRFSLSALLTAATEGFSLPLGAAVHALSLKSGLEVDLSVGNALIGFYAEHGDSVEDVVGVFQRMPVKDVISWTGLLNGYMEFGLVDKALGVFDRMPERNFVTYNAVLTGFCQNKEGVRVSFARKAGLQGLGLFRQMLENGLEMSDVTMTGVLNACAIAADRKMSEQVHTFVIKCGCGSSPWIDAALIDMCVKCGRSGDARMLFQHWRHQESFHIAWSSLLLSSVRDGEYEKALSTFLQMFRSSDIQFIDAFLLTTALGVCGALGFTELGKQMHVLAAKSGLLRACGVGNAIVSMYGKCGQLENAVTFFQRMPHRDLVSWNALITAHLLHRQGDEIWDIWSQMERLAIKPDSVTFLLIISACSCTDSDSADASMELFRCMSSKYNTEPAMEHFAAVVYVLGCWGHFDEAEQFIASMPFKPGALVWRSLLESCSKQSNMTLRRRAMSHLLALEPQDPSTYVLASNLYSESAKWHCSENTRLEMREKGIHKIPARSWTFYDNAIHSFFARDRSHPQSKDIYAGLDVLTLECIKAGYEPDTTFVLHDVEEYQKRHFLMYHSAKLAATYGLLMAGSGKIIRVVKNIRMCGDCHSFLEHASAATGKEISVRDSNGFHVFRAGICSCRE; the protein is encoded by the coding sequence ATGGCCACTTCCACCTCATCCTCCCCTGCCCCTCTTCCCCTCgcacccccgcccccgccccgtTCGCGCCTCTCCTTTCCGgcccctccgccacctcctcctcccgctaccaccaccaccgccgccacccatGGCACCGCACCCCGCCTTCGCCTCCTCCCCCACGCGGCCGACCCCCGCGCAGCGCACGCGGTCGCGGCCAAGTCTAGCGCGGCCGCGCGCCTCGCGAACGCCGTCATGTGCGGCTACATCCGCGCGGGCCGCCTCACCGACGCGGTtgaggtgttcgaccgaatgaccACCCGCGACGCTGCCTCCTACAGCGCGCTCATTTCGGGCCACGCCCGGCTGGGCTCCCCCGTATCTGCTGCCGCGGCGCTCTTCCGCAGCATGCGCCTCGCGGGGCTCGCCCCCACAGAGTACACTTTGGTGGGCCTCCTCACCGCCTGCATCCGCAGGGGCAACCCGCGGCTCGGGACCCAGGTCCACGCGCTCGCCGCCAAGGGACGGTACTCTGGCGGCTCTCTCCTCGTCGCCAACGCGCTCCTTGGCATGTACGTCAAGTGCGGTCGCTTAGAGGACGCTCTGAGGATGTTCGACGGGATGGAGGAGCGCGACGTGTCCTCGTGGAACACGGTGCTGTCCGGCCTGGTCGAGCTGGGGAGGTACGAGGAGGCGTTTGAGCTGTTTGGGGACATGAGGACGGCCGATGTTGCGGTCGACCGGTTTTCTCTGTCAGCGCTTCTGACGGCGGCCACTGAAGGGTTCAGCCTGCCTCTGGGGGCAGCGGTGCACGCTCTGTCTCTCAAGTCCGGGCTGGAGGTGGATTTGAGTGTGGGCAATGCGCTCATTGGATTTTATGCTGAGCATGGTGATTCTGTCGAGGATGTGGTTGGTGTGTTTCAGAGGATGCCAGTAAAGGACGTAATTTCGTGGACTGGGTTACTCAATGGATACATGGAATTTGGTTTAGTTGACAAGGCTCTGGGTGTGTTTGATCGGATGCCTGAGAGGAATTTTGTTACATATAATGCAGTTCTCACCGGGTTTTGTCAGAACAAGGAAGGTGTGCGAGTCAGTTTTGCTAGGAAGGCTGGGCTGCAGGGGCTCGGGTTATTTAGGCAGATGCTGGAGAATGGGTTGGAGATGTCAGACGTTACTATGACTGGTGTCCTCAATGCTTGTGCTATTGCTGCGGATAGGAAGATGAGTGAGCAGGTTCACACATTTGTGATTAAGTGTGGCTGCGGTTCAAGTCCTTGGATTGACGCCGCATTGATAGACATGTGCGTCAAGTGTGGTAGGTCTGGAGATGCACGTATGTTGTTTCAGCATTGGCGCCACCAGGAGAGTTTTCACATTGCTTGGAGCTCTTTACTGCTTTCTAGCGTTAGAGATGGAGAGTATGAGAAAGCGCTTTCTACATTCCTTCAAATGTTTAGAAGCAGTGATATTCAGTTCATTGATGCGTTTTTGTTGACTACTGCTCTTGGAGTTTGTGGTGCTTTGGGTTTTACGGAACTTGGAAAGCAAATGCATGTGCTTGCTGCGAAATCTGGGCTTTTGCGTGCTTGTGGAGTTGGTAATGCAATTGTCAGTATGTATGGCAAGTGCGGACAATTGGAAAATGCAGTCACTTTCTTTCAGCGAATGCCTCATCGAGACCTTGTGtcttggaatgcgctgatcacTGCTCATCTTCTCCATCGCCAGGGAGATGAAATATGGGACATATGGTCTCAAATGGAGAGATTAGCCATCAAGCCTGACTCCGTGACCTTTCTTCTGATCATATCAGCTTGCAGTTGTACAGACTCAGATTCTGCAGATGCATCTATGGAACTGTTTCGTTGTATGTCAAGCAAGTACAACACTGAACCTGCTATGGAACACTTTGCAGCAGTTGTGTACGTCCTTGGCTGCTGGGGTCATTTTGATGAGGCTGAACAGTTTATAGCTAGTATGCCATTCAAGCCTGGTGCATTAGTTTGGCGATCTTTGCTGGAAAGCTGTAGCAAGCAGTCCAATATGACACTGCGAAGGCGAGCTATGAGTCATCTACTTGCCCTGGAACCACAAGACCCATCCACATATGTTCTGGCATCTAATCTGTACTCTGAATCAGCAAAGTGGCATTGTTCAGAGAACACAAGGCTGGAGATGCGGGAAAAGGGTATCCATAAGATTCCAGCAAGGAGCTGGACATTTTATGACAATGCTATTCACTCATTTTTCGCTCGAGATAGATCACATCCTCAGTCCAAGGACATCTATGCTGGTCTGGACGTGCTAACTCTTGAGTGCATTAAGGCCGGGTATGAACCAGACACCACCTTTGTCCTACATGATGTCGAGGAATACCAAAAGAGACACTTCCTAATGTACCACAGTGCAAAGCTGGCAGCTACATATGGCCTCCTAATGGCAGGCTCTGGGAAAATTATCCGTGTCGTGAAGAACATCCGCATGTGTGGTGACTGCCACTCATTTCTGGAGCATGCCTCTGCTGCTACCGGAAAAGAGATTTCAGTCAGAGACTCGAATGGGTTTCACGTTTTTAGGGCAGGGATTTGTTCCTGTAGAGAATAG